In one window of Chryseobacterium phocaeense DNA:
- a CDS encoding peptidylprolyl isomerase: MKKICLGLIILFSQLAFAQKVTGLKVEKAQKEIPAQLTKEKISLYNDNFLKFVEALKVSDRPAVDALLSDKVKEIVTDDILKKVKEGFDINKKLEILKTGYHKLMDGSSLPSINYKYAGDASSKEVIMAVFEEDGKILGVMPAKKTK; encoded by the coding sequence ATGAAAAAAATATGTCTGGGACTTATTATTCTTTTTTCACAGCTGGCTTTTGCCCAGAAAGTGACAGGATTAAAAGTTGAAAAAGCTCAAAAGGAAATTCCAGCACAGCTGACTAAAGAAAAGATCAGTCTCTACAATGATAATTTCCTTAAGTTCGTCGAAGCGCTTAAAGTTTCGGACCGTCCGGCTGTTGATGCCCTGTTGTCCGATAAAGTAAAGGAAATCGTTACCGATGATATTCTGAAAAAAGTGAAGGAGGGTTTTGATATCAATAAAAAGCTCGAAATTTTAAAAACAGGTTACCATAAACTGATGGATGGTTCCAGTCTTCCGAGTATCAATTACAAATATGCAGGCGACGCCTCTTCCAAAGAGGTGATTATGGCTGTATTTGAGGAAGATGGAAAGATCCTTGGGGTAATGCCTGCGAAAAAGACAAAATAA
- a CDS encoding Bax inhibitor-1/YccA family protein, with product MMTDALVAHSSDLEKAAFYRKTYLHVALSILAFIGVETILLKTVPVEIIAMMFQQKYTWLLIIGVFWLASMLASKWSLSQSRTTQYFGLGFYIILEAVIFMPMIYIAAGMQGGGNIIFQAAMLTIAMFAGLSAVAFTSKRDFSFLRNIIIIGGFLSIGLIVAGAIFGFNLGLWFSVGMVLLASASILYETSKLKDVYTTGQYVGASLQLFASIMLLFWYILRILMSRRS from the coding sequence ATGATGACAGATGCGTTGGTTGCCCATTCTTCAGATTTGGAGAAAGCGGCGTTTTACAGGAAGACTTACCTGCATGTTGCTCTATCGATCCTGGCTTTTATCGGGGTTGAAACTATTTTATTAAAAACCGTACCGGTAGAAATCATTGCGATGATGTTCCAGCAGAAATATACCTGGCTGCTGATTATCGGTGTTTTCTGGCTGGCTTCCATGCTGGCTTCGAAATGGTCGCTTTCACAAAGCAGAACTACCCAGTATTTCGGATTAGGATTTTATATTATCCTGGAAGCGGTAATTTTTATGCCTATGATTTACATTGCTGCGGGAATGCAGGGCGGCGGAAATATTATTTTTCAGGCAGCGATGCTTACCATTGCTATGTTTGCAGGGCTTTCTGCCGTAGCTTTTACCTCGAAGAGAGATTTTTCATTCTTAAGAAATATTATCATTATCGGAGGTTTTCTTTCCATCGGGCTGATTGTGGCAGGTGCTATTTTCGGATTCAATCTTGGACTTTGGTTCTCGGTAGGAATGGTGCTTCTGGCTTCCGCAAGCATCCTTTATGAAACCAGTAAACTTAAAGATGTCTACACGACAGGGCAGTATGTAGGTGCTTCTTTGCAGCTTTTTGCTTCTATTATGCTGTTGTTCTGGTACATTCTTAGGATTTTGATGAGCAGAAGAAGTTAA
- a CDS encoding VOC family protein: METKFEGGVNIAIKIPKNKYEQTVTFYRDVLKLPVEEKPIDNPTVSRTHEVKFGGNTVWLDCVDNYTHSETWLELTVPDVPDAISHLKEHQVETCDEFEKLPDNMHWITDPAGTVFIVKQKD; the protein is encoded by the coding sequence ATGGAAACAAAATTCGAAGGTGGCGTTAATATTGCCATAAAAATTCCTAAAAATAAATATGAACAGACAGTTACTTTTTACCGGGATGTCTTAAAGCTGCCGGTAGAAGAAAAACCGATTGATAACCCGACGGTCTCAAGAACACATGAAGTGAAATTCGGCGGGAATACCGTCTGGTTAGATTGTGTGGATAATTATACCCATTCGGAAACCTGGCTGGAATTAACTGTTCCTGATGTACCCGATGCCATTTCTCATCTTAAAGAGCATCAGGTGGAAACCTGTGATGAGTTTGAAAAACTTCCCGATAATATGCACTGGATTACAGATCCTGCGGGAACGGTTTTTATAGTGAAACAGAAGGATTAG
- a CDS encoding DUF6952 family protein produces MKLPVIRQFYQNQTPENLEKTLEVLESFSEFRGTTEEDLNVAGELITNICGALEVHANVQNGMSEKDALNSFAQKVLGSIDK; encoded by the coding sequence ATGAAGTTACCCGTAATCAGACAGTTTTATCAGAACCAGACGCCTGAAAACCTTGAAAAAACACTGGAAGTTCTTGAAAGCTTCAGCGAGTTCAGAGGAACAACGGAAGAAGACCTGAATGTAGCCGGAGAACTGATCACCAATATCTGTGGTGCTCTTGAAGTACACGCGAATGTTCAGAACGGAATGAGTGAAAAGGATGCTTTAAACTCTTTCGCGCAAAAGGTTTTAGGATCTATTGACAAATAA
- a CDS encoding thioredoxin family protein, producing MYTELTEDTLQNIVNDNEKVVVQYGATWCGNCRIMKPKFKKLASENEEIPFLYVDAEKLPESRKLATVDNLPTFAVFKNGQLVNQVQSNQAESLINLFNELS from the coding sequence ATGTACACAGAATTAACAGAAGATACGTTACAGAATATTGTGAACGACAATGAAAAAGTAGTTGTTCAGTATGGCGCAACATGGTGCGGAAACTGCAGAATCATGAAGCCAAAATTCAAAAAATTAGCATCCGAGAACGAAGAAATTCCGTTTTTGTATGTGGATGCCGAGAAACTTCCTGAAAGCAGAAAGCTAGCAACGGTTGACAACCTTCCCACTTTTGCAGTTTTTAAAAACGGTCAGTTGGTGAATCAGGTACAAAGCAACCAGGCTGAAAGTTTAATTAACCTTTTTAATGAATTATCATAA